The stretch of DNA GGATAAAAAAGGAAAGAGAAAGCCAATCGACAAGAAATGTGTCCAAATCTTTGGCACGAGCGGCTATTCTTCTTCTGAAAACGAAGAGATCGATTTGAAGTACACCGGCTTAAACGTGAAAAAGGGACCTTGCGATGAGACGTTTCAGACGGAAGAACTCACTGGTCAGGAAGATAGTGAAGATGAAGTGCGCAGCGAGGTTCTGCTCAAGTATTATGGGTTAGAAGATTACGTTAGGTGGTAAATAGTTTATACATCTTTAAAGGTTTATTCATAGTTTGTTCATACATTCGGGGTATAGTAAGTACATGAAAATGAGATGCATATCTTACTTTTCTAAGACCCCCTTAAAATATTTGTATTGCGTGTCCGGCTATCATTTAGCCGGATATTTTTTTGAATAAAAATTCATTCCAAATTAATTTCTGACATATTCAGCTAAATCATTTATTAAGAAGTACATATTGCTAATAATAATGGAGAAAAATAAAAAGCAAATCATGAAGATTCGCTTTTAGAAATGAGGAAGTTAAGCAAGTAAGCACTCCACACCTGATCTCCTTTTTCACTAGGTGCACTTTGGTCAGGAGATAAATATTCTTTTATGGCTTCTGTACTTGCATCAGGCCAGGCGGTCCAATGATTCAGGTAGGATATCTGTTGTTGTTCCGCAAACTGCTTAAGTTGTGCCACCTGATGTGGATAAATTTTCGCATTATACAAGGGATACGATGGTTGAAGAATAATGGTAGCATCAGGATTCTTTGCTTTTACTGCATCAATCATTGTAGTAATATCATCGAATGTGTTTTGGATGAACACATTCCCGTTATTCAGTAAGATAAAGGGTTCAAAAACAACAAGGTCAGCCTCTTCTGCAGCGATTTCTTCCTGCCCTTTATTTTTAATAACTTGGGTAGAAATCGAATTATAAGTCTTTATGGCAACCTGCACATTTTTCTCACCAAAAGTGGTAAGCAGTTTCTCTTTTACAATAGGATATGTCCCAGCGGTATCCGAGCCGATGGCAGGTGAGCCGACAAACAGGATTTTAAATGGCTTCTTTTCACTATGTGTTTTCTTGAATCTCTCCACAGCCGCTTTAGGCCAATTAGCAGTATAAGCAATCAAGTTCGAATCCAGTTCTTGATTCTCGTTAGCTTCAGTAGTTGTTTTTTGAGACTTTGGTGATTCAGTTGTTTTAGGTGGTGCAGCTTCAATCCGTTGATTCCAATAGGAATGACCATAGATGAGTACGGCTGCACAGGCTATTCCTAGTAATATCGTAAGAACATTCTTCATTATAAATAATACCCCCAAATTGTTTTGCAAATCTATTATAGCAAATAAACATTTGAAAATTAATTCCAATTTCAAAATTAATCTACAAAAATTTACAAAAGGGTGTAAAATAAGTAACAGTGATGTAGCAAAAAAGAAATAAAAAAGGAAAAAAATTAGAAAATGTGTCGAAATATGCATATAGATTAATTGCTTTATGCTATAATATCATTTGTGTCTATTTTTGGATAATTATTGGGAGGGCATCATGGAAGAAACAATTAGTTTAAAAGAGTTGTTGCAAACGTTGCGAAAGCGACTTAGTTTAATAGTGAGCATAACATTCATTGCTGTGTTAATAAGCGGTGTAATTAGCTACTTTTTCTTAACACCCATTTATCAAGCGTCCACACAATTACTTGTAAACCAATCGAAAAACGAGCAGACTGCGTACCAATATAATGAGGTACAAACCAACCTTCAATTAATTAATACCTACAATGTCATTATCAAAAGTCCAGCGATCCTTGAACTAGTCATTAAAGATTTAGACTTAGATATGAGTGTTGGTGAATTGACTCAAAAAATTACTGTTCAAAATGAAACGAATTCTCAGGTAGTCAATTTATCTGTCCAAGATACGAGTGCGGCAACAGCAGCTAAGATTGCAAATAAAACCGCTGAAGTGTTTCAAGAGGAAATTGTTAAAATCATGAATGTCGATAATGTAAGTATTCTAGCAAAAGCCGAAGTTATTGACCATATATCCCCAATAAAGCCAAAACCATTATTAAATGTAGCGATTGCTTTGGTAGTAGGTTTAATGGTGGGTGTAGGGATAGCATTCCTGCTTGAGTACTTTGATACGACCGTTAAGGACGAACAGGAAATTGAAAAATTACTAGGTTTACCGGTCCTTGGTGTCATAGCAAAAATGGATGAAGCAAAAATCGAACAAAAGAGAAGGACAACGCAAACTTCGAGAGTAAGAGGTGAGACTATTGGCTCTTAAAAAAGGAAAAAAGAAAACAAATTCAAATAAGAGAACGCTCATTACAATGTTGGACTCGAAATCACCGATATCAGAACAATATCGTACGATTCGAACGAATATCCAGTATTCATCAGTCGATCAGGAAGTGAAAACACTATTGGTTACTTCTTCGGGTCCTGGTGAAGGAAAATCGACCACAACTGCCAATTTAGCTGTCGTATTTGCACAGCAGGGGAAGAAAGTATTGATAGTTGATACGGATTTGCGGAAACCAACAGTTCATTATACCTTTAATCAAACCAGCACTTTTGGATTAACTAGTGTATTAACGAAGCAAATGACCTTGGAAAAGGCAGTATCCGAAACGGAAGAAAAGAATTTATACGTTTTACCATGTGGTCCTATTCCACCGAACCCAGCAGAATTATTAAGTTCGCAAGCGATGGATCGATTCTTTCAGGAGGCACAAGAATTATATGACATGATCTTGTTCGACGCACCACCAATATTAGTGGTAACAGATGCGCAAATCTTAGCCAATAAATGTGAAGGTGCTATTTTGGTGGTTTCTAGTGGGGTTACTGAAAAAGATAAAATTGTGAAAGCGAAAGAACTACTAGATTCTGCACAAAGTAAGGTGCTTGGTGTGGTTTTAAATAACAAAAAGCTACAAGAAACGAACTATTACCATTATTACGGGGCAAAGTGACAATTTTCGACATTTTACACCCCTTGCGGTATTTATAATCCATGTTACTATGATAAAAGTCTTGTTATTTCAGCATAATGATGGAAGGGGTAGGTCAAATGGTTGATATTCATTGTCATATTTTGCCAGGTATTGACGACGGAGCGAAAAATATCGAAGAGAGCCTCACGATGGCAAGGGTAGCAGAGAAACAAGGAATTCATACAATCATTGCTACCCCTCACCTGAATAATCAGTACAACAACAGAAAAAGCATCATTGTTGATAAGGTAATAGAGTTAAATCGAGCGATTCAAGAGGCGGGAATCAAAGTGGAGATCCTTCCTGGACAGGAGCCACGTATTTATGGAGAATTGCTTGAAGACCTAGATAAGGATCAGATCCAAACCCTTAATGATAGTCAATATGTATTTATCGAATTTCCTTCTAACCATGTACCTAGGTATACAGAAAAGCTATTATTTGACTTGCAGTTAAGGGGGCTAACACCAATTATTGTCCATCCGGAACGGAATGTGGAAATTATGGAACGCCCAGAGGTACTTTATCGCCTGGTGGAAAAAGGAGCATTAACGCAAGTAACTGCATCCAGTGTGTGCGGTTATTTTGGAAAAAAGATCAAAAGTTTCTCAGAGCAGTTAATTGAAGCGAATTTAACTCACTTCATTGCATCAGATGCTCATAACGTAGGCAATCGTGGCTTTAAAATGGACGAAGCCTTTACTGCGATTGATTCGCAGTTTGGGATCGATTATATCTATTTATTCAAAGAAAATGCAGAGCTTTTAATAGAAGGAAAAAATGTGATAAAAGAGATGCCGATGAAAATAAAAAAGAAAAAGAGATTTTTATTTTTCTAGAGTCTGGTAGAGGAACAGAATAAGCAAGTATTTTTGTCGGGAAGTTTCGATTCCTGACCGGCGAGGCTTCCCTGTCCGTTATCCATGGTGGCACTCGATCATGCTGTGGGAGGGGAGAGTGATTTCCCTATCCTTAGGCGCAGGTCGTCAAAAGCATGGTGTGAGGACGGGTTAGATGCCCAATTATAAAAAAACAATAAATATCTAATGAAAGAATGAGTGTCAAGACACTTGCATTTCCATTAGATATTTATTTTTTTGCCCAAGTGCTTTAGTGAAGAAAAGCGAATTGAGAATAGAGAGAAAAAGGGGAGTAGAAGGTGACGTATAGACAAAGATTGTTCATGCTGATCGTAATTGATTCAGTGATTGTCCTAGCTGCAAGATAC from Bacillus sp. SLBN-46 encodes:
- a CDS encoding SGNH/GDSL hydrolase family protein, whose translation is MKNVLTILLGIACAAVLIYGHSYWNQRIEAAPPKTTESPKSQKTTTEANENQELDSNLIAYTANWPKAAVERFKKTHSEKKPFKILFVGSPAIGSDTAGTYPIVKEKLLTTFGEKNVQVAIKTYNSISTQVIKNKGQEEIAAEEADLVVFEPFILLNNGNVFIQNTFDDITTMIDAVKAKNPDATIILQPSYPLYNAKIYPHQVAQLKQFAEQQQISYLNHWTAWPDASTEAIKEYLSPDQSAPSEKGDQVWSAYLLNFLISKSESS
- a CDS encoding Wzz/FepE/Etk N-terminal domain-containing protein, which codes for MEETISLKELLQTLRKRLSLIVSITFIAVLISGVISYFFLTPIYQASTQLLVNQSKNEQTAYQYNEVQTNLQLINTYNVIIKSPAILELVIKDLDLDMSVGELTQKITVQNETNSQVVNLSVQDTSAATAAKIANKTAEVFQEEIVKIMNVDNVSILAKAEVIDHISPIKPKPLLNVAIALVVGLMVGVGIAFLLEYFDTTVKDEQEIEKLLGLPVLGVIAKMDEAKIEQKRRTTQTSRVRGETIGS
- a CDS encoding CpsD/CapB family tyrosine-protein kinase, translating into MLDSKSPISEQYRTIRTNIQYSSVDQEVKTLLVTSSGPGEGKSTTTANLAVVFAQQGKKVLIVDTDLRKPTVHYTFNQTSTFGLTSVLTKQMTLEKAVSETEEKNLYVLPCGPIPPNPAELLSSQAMDRFFQEAQELYDMILFDAPPILVVTDAQILANKCEGAILVVSSGVTEKDKIVKAKELLDSAQSKVLGVVLNNKKLQETNYYHYYGAK
- a CDS encoding CpsB/CapC family capsule biosynthesis tyrosine phosphatase, yielding MVDIHCHILPGIDDGAKNIEESLTMARVAEKQGIHTIIATPHLNNQYNNRKSIIVDKVIELNRAIQEAGIKVEILPGQEPRIYGELLEDLDKDQIQTLNDSQYVFIEFPSNHVPRYTEKLLFDLQLRGLTPIIVHPERNVEIMERPEVLYRLVEKGALTQVTASSVCGYFGKKIKSFSEQLIEANLTHFIASDAHNVGNRGFKMDEAFTAIDSQFGIDYIYLFKENAELLIEGKNVIKEMPMKIKKKKRFLFF